In a genomic window of Chrysemys picta bellii isolate R12L10 chromosome 1, ASM1138683v2, whole genome shotgun sequence:
- the ASB13 gene encoding ankyrin repeat and SOCS box protein 13 translates to MEGSLASGSRLGEIGFWAERTPVHEAARRGEILQLQELIANGACVNLVTYDSITPLHEASLRGQTQCVKLLLAAGAQVDARNIDGSTPLCDACASGSIECVRVLLSHGAKVNPPLYTASPLHEACMNGSSECVQLLIDVGANLEAHDCHFGTPLHVACAREHLDCVKLLLNAGANVNAAKLHETALHHAAKVKNADLVEMLVEFGGNIYAQDNRGKKPSDYTCRSSQTAQCLEYYEKTPLSLSQLCRVSLRKATGQQGLAKIAKLNIPLPLMKYLSYN, encoded by the exons ATGGAAGGGTCGCTGGCCagcggctccaggctgggggagatCG GCTTCTGGGCTGAGAGGACGCCTGTTCACGAAGCAGCCAGGAGGGGAGagatcctgcagctgcaggagctgATAGCGAATGGTGCCTGCGTAAACCTGGTCACCTACGACTCTATCACTCCCTTGCATGAGGCGAGCCTGCGAGGTCAGACGCAGTGTGTGAAGCTCTTACTTGCAGCAGGGGCCCAG GTGGATGCCAGGAACATAGATGGCAGCACTCCGCTCTGTGACGCTTGTGCTTCGGGCAGTATTGAATGTGTGAGAGTGCTCCTGTCCCATGGAGCGAAGGTGAATCCTCCGCTCTACACGGCGTCCCCTCTCCATGAAGCCTGCATGAATG GGAGTTCGGAGTGCGTGCAGCTCCTGATAGATGTCGGTGCGAACCTGGAGGCCCACGATTGCCACTTCGGAACCCCTCTGCACGTAGCCTGTGCCCGAGAGCATCTGGATTGTGTGAAGTTACTGCTCAATGCCG GGGCAAATGTGAATGCAGCTAAACTTCACGAGACAGCCCTTCACCACGCAGCCAAAGTGAAAAATGCGGATCTGGTAGAGATGCTGGTTGAGTTTGGAGGAAACATTTATGCCCAGGACAACCGAGGGAAGAAACCATCCGACTACACGTGTAGGAGCAGCCAGACTGCTCAGTGCTTGGAGTACTATGAAA AAACACCCCTGAGCTTGTCGCAGCTCTGCCGAGTTAGCCTGCGGAAAGCCACCGGCCAGCAAGGGCTGGCGAAGATTGCCAAGTTAAATATTCCTCTGCCATTAATGAAATACCTCTCATACAACTGA